The Acidobacteriota bacterium nucleotide sequence CCCTTTTATGATCTCCTCAGGATCCGTGTTCCCATTTACCAGGTAGAAATTGGTAGGACCGATGCCGGGAAGGGAAGAGTAACCACTCCGAGTAGCGTTTCCGGTAGATTTCGTTCCCGCTTTAGCTGCCGCCTGAGTATTGTAGAGATAGGTCTTAAGAACACCTTTATCCACTACCACCTTCTTTCTGGTGGCTACCCCTTCACCATCAACCGGACGGCTGCCCAACGCCTTATCCAAGGTGCCGTCATCGATAATGGTAATAAGGGGAGAAGCGATCTTTTTCCCCAGCATCCCCACGAGGAAGGAAGCCTTTTGCAGCACCCGATCTCCGGAAAGCGCTCGAAGCAATCCAGCGAGAAGCCCCCGTCCTGCCCGGGGAGAGAATACCACC carries:
- a CDS encoding TldD/PmbA family protein, producing the protein SSARFFADLKKPEELAKKAVDFARSLFGGEPVKSQEVPVVFSPRAGRGLLAGLLRALSGDRVLQKASFLVGMLGKKIASPLITIIDDGTLDKALGSRPVDGEGVATRKKVVVDKGVLKTYLYNTQAAAKAGTKSTGNATRSGYSSLPGIGPTNFYLVNGNTDPEEIIKGVRNGLYLMATQGGGVNPITGAFSAGAMGVWIEEGRKTKPVANITLAGNIFEMLKGIDVVGSDLELEGSVSAPTFRVRKMVIGGL